The DNA segment AGACACAAACGAAGACCCTTTTACTGTGTTGCCCTCATTTCACCAGTTATATAGCGACATTTATCAATAAACAAACcccacagttacacacacacttaactttttaaattgttgttttttcacaCATAGGTCCAGATATCTGGCTTGAATATGCCCAATACTCTATTGGTGGCATGGGTTCACCTGCTGGCCTGGAGAAGGTCCGATCCATTTTTGAGCGCGCCCTGACGGCAGTGGGTCTCCATATGACCAAGGGGTCGACCGTGTGGGATGCCTACAGGGAGTTTGAGAATGTGATGCTGTCCAGTGTACAGGTTTGTCTATCTTCACCTCGGACACGATGAAAAAAATTCTTTGTATCGTTTTGTACTCATGCCTTTCACACCAACTTCAATGTGAAATGAATTAACGAAATGGCTCCGAAACTAGGTGGCTGGATTGAAAGTGGGTGGCACTTCTTTTTTATACACAACCTTCTCTactctcctccagcctcctgcAGGCAGCGTTCCCACGCCAGAGGAGCAGGGGAAGCACAACACCCAACTAGAGCGAATACACACACTCTTCCGTCGCCAGCTGGCCATCCCTTTTATGGGTAAGAGAGCACACTTCTGCTTTTTGTTAGATGGTGCTCTGTTTCACGGGCCAAAACACTCCATGGATCATGTAGGGAAACCCAAGTAGAATAACGCAACAATGCATCAAAATTTTCAATATGGCGGAAGAACAAGGGGTTATGGAAAGTGTCGATAAGGCCTGACCAATGTCTTGGCCTGTTTGCCCTGTCTATAGAGGTAGAATACAAGACATGGCTGGGTTTTTCCTGGTCCAAAGAACCCTTCaatttttaaattataaaaattGAAATTAAATTATAGAACACCGAATGTTACTGATATGAGGTTAAATTATGTTGGTTGATGGCTGCATCGTCTCCATGCGTTCGGATAGACCTGGAGGCTACGTACGGCGAGTACGAGGAGTGGTCAGATCGTGGTGTTCCTGAAACGCTCACCTGTCAGTACAAAAAGGCCCTTCAGCAGCTGGCCAAGAGCAGGCCATTCGAGGAGACTCTGGTAagctctttctttctattttttttttcttacactTATACATTATTCTTATGAGCTAATTTTGCCAACAGCACATGGCGATTCTATTGACATAATTCATCATATTtattagggatcgaccgatatggattttttagggccgatacgatacaGATTTTCTTGAGCCAATCTTTGGAGCCGATActaccctggaaatccagagttctcgcaagagcacaatttgaatttgctcagcgagtcactctaggaacgagcaatatacttgtgtatattctgggcctcccctggcccagaacattaaCCAATCACATCGATGTATCAGTTATAGGCCGGCCAAACGCGTTGCCGTTTTACCGACCGGATACGGCAAGAGtcttatctattggttagctccaCTGATCTGGATACCTAaccccttgtattcttctgattggttgtagtgTTATCCAATATGTGTTATccagtgatattttcaaatgcatgcttggttgggccattttcattactcgttgccagaccctacagctttctagatgtgggtctggatttccaggctaagcCTGCCAaaatttacatcataaaaattacacaatgatgataacaaatgttacaatgtctcaatttaaaaaaaatgaaaatttaTTGAACTATCTGTAAATCATgcggaagaacaaaaaaaaagaagaagaagaaatcggcaaagtgtgtgtgtgtgtgtgtgtgtgtgtgtgtgtagcttgtagCGGAGCCTCCCAAGATCGCTGAGTACCAGGCCTACATAGAGTATGAGCTGAAGGAAGGGGATCCAGCGCGCATCCAGATCATCTTTGAGCGGGCACTGGCAGAGAACTGCCTGGTGCCAGACATGTGGGCAAAATATAACAACTACCTGGTGAGTGTCCTTCCCATCTCGCCCACTGGATCAGTCAGCTGATAGCGATAGCAGGGTGTGCTCCCATTGAATAGTTGATGCTAGGCATTCATGGGTTCAACTACTTCTCTTAATGTCCGATCCGATTAACATAATAAATTGTTAACTGTTTAAAATGAGTTTAGGACGGGATGGACTGACCGATATATAACACGATGAATTCCTCATGTGTTCAACAGGACCGCCAGCTGAAGATCAAAGACTTGGTTTTACCGGCTCACGAGCGTGCGGTCAGGAACTGCCCGTGGACCATGGGACTGTGGAAATGCTACCTGCTAGCCCTAGAGAGACATGGAGCCGAGCATGACATTGTCAAAGGTTAGCGCTACCTGCTAGCCCTAGAGAGACATGGAGCAGAGCATCACATCATTACAGGTTAGCGCTAGATGCTAGCTAGCCCTAGAGAGACATGGAGCAGAGTATCACAGCATCACAGGTTAGCGCTAGAGAGACATGGAGCAGAGTATCACAGGTTAGCGTTAGATGGTATCTGGACCTAGAGAGAAATGGAGTAGAGCATCACATCAGAGGTTAGCGCTAGAGAGACATGGAGCAGAGTATCACAGGTTAGCGTTATATGGTATCTGGACCTAGAGAGGCATGGAGTAGAGCATCACATCAGAGGTTAGGGCTGTGATCTTCAGAGGCATAGCATCACAATAGGTCTGGTAAGGGATAGCTTTTGGCTTGCTAGCTCGAATTGAACCTCTGGTCGGCATTACTCATCAATCTGACATCATGATGCTAATGGGCCCCTGTGATGCAGTACAACTCGGTGTATTGAGTTGACTCAGTGTTATACGTATGAACTATCTACTTGTGTTCTCCAAACTCTGTTGTAGATGTTTTTGAAAAGGCACTAGAGGCGGGCTTCATTCAAGCCACAGATTATGTTGAAATCTGGCAAGTCTACCTTGACTACCTGAGGAGGCGCGTCGACTTCTGCAAAGGTGAGAACTGCTGCTGTAATACGGTAAAAAATGCCTATATATCTCTCATCTCGTTTTTGATTTGCACTGTTCTTTTGCTGCTGTAAATCCTATGTTTCCCCTTCAGGGATTGCAAAATTCTAATCTTTACGTCTTCATCAGAATCCAGCAAGGAGTTGGAAGAGCTGCGGGCAGCCTTCTCTCGAGCATTGGACTACCTGAAACAGGATGTGGAAGAAAGTAGGTGGCACATGTGGCCTTCAGTGTTTTATTGACTATCGTATCGGTGCTTGCATTTGATCATGTGAGTTTTTAAGTGGTTGTGTTATGTGGTTATTTTTGCTTTTCTAGGGTTCAGTGAAAGTGGAGATCCTTCCTGTACTATAATGCAGATCTGGGCCAAGATAGAGGTACTGATGTTGCATTAAAAACAATTAATGCAAACGCACAGAATTAAAGGAACGCACAGAAAAATAAcgtagcatttttttttttctttgtagtGAATTTATTGGCTATATAAATGTAGTATTGGGTTGAATCATTTTCATACAGTTGTTATGTAAACTTGCATATCCCTTGGTTTATCATGTGTTGTTCTCTCTGTACCAGGCACACCACTGCAAGAACATACAGAAGGCCCGGGAACTGTGGGACAGCATCATGACCAAGGGGAACGCCAAATTTGCAAATATGTGGCTAGAGTATTACAACCTTGAAAGGTCAGTTGAGTTATTCCCTGGTCAATATACAGGTTCTCTGCATGAACGGAGCCGTGATAACattgtttctatgaacaaccttactgtaccgacagtgattattattgttgtttctttttctgatGTCAAATGTACtttgcttttgataaaagcttctgataaatgtaaatgtaactgtAAATATACAGTTGTTAATACAAACACTGCAACCTATAAAGGGCGTGTGGCTAACGTTGTTGTGCTGTCGTCTAGGGCGTACGGAGACGCACACCACTGCAGGAAGGCGCTCCACCGAGCCGTCCAGTGCAGCTCAGACTATCCGGAGCACGTGTGTGAAGTCCTGCTGACGTTTGAGAGAGTGGAGGGTAAGTGGCACAAGGAGAACAACGCGACGACGTGACTGCCTGGCGGGTCGGTCTGGGTTGccctcatcgtgtgtgtgtgtttcgggggggggggagcgcgtCCCGAGCTGACTTGTTGTGCGGCGCATGTGTCCGGCCGCAGGTTCCCTAGAGGACTGGGATGCGGCGGTGCAGAAGACGGACACGCGGCTCGGCAGGCTGAAGGAGCAGCAGGCCAAGGTGGGTGCTCCCCTAACACCCGCTCAGCAACAAACTGGTTCAGGGCAACGGGGAGGCCAACGTTATATTTAGTTGTATACGCCCCGTGTCACATGACATGGTCTTAGTGAGTCCGAAAGCACTATTTCGGTATCCAGGGTCTTTGTTTCAGTGGTCCTGTCAACCTTGAGGTGGAGAGTCAATACTTGTCCTCTTGCtgccccacacccccccccccccccgccaggtgGCAGAAAAGGAGGCCAACCAGGCGGTGCAGAAGGAGGGGAAGGTGGAGCAGCAGCGGAAGGCTAAAGCGGACAAGAAGTCCCAGAAGAAGGGCCCGCCTGGAGGGAAGGCCGGAGGAGACAAGAGGAAAGCAGCGCCCGCAGACCACCAGGCCTGGGATGAGgacgcaggtgtgtgtgtgttgtctttttTCGGATCATCCTAAATGGGAATACCAAAAATGTTCTGTAGAATCAGAACGGCTCACAATATGTTTAAAGAAGCACTCGGATGCAGGGATGAGAAGACAAggttaaaatgtttattatcTGGACTTTGAACCACACCGCCTTGATTTCTTTTGGCCTCCGAAGAGACGTGACGTTCACCGTTTTCTTCTTGCTTCTACCAGAACGCGCACCTAAGAGGCACAAAGGAGCCGGGGATGAGGGCGCAGAGGAGGACATGGAGATGGAAATGGGTCTGTTTGGCCGCAGGACGCCGGCCGCCCGCACCAAGGGCCCCCCGGGCGCTAAGAAACCCCAGCAGCAGGCCTCGACTCcagcctccgcctccgcctcctccaccaagGCCAAACAGGATGAAAAGCCGGAGCTCCGCAACGACAACAACAGCGTGTTCATCAGCAACCTGGCGTACACGCTGGCTGAGCCCGAGCAGAAGCTCAAGGCGCTGTTTGAGTGCTGCGGGCCCGTGGACCAGGTGCGGCCCGTCTTCAGCAAGGCCGGCGTCTTCAAGGGCTACGGCTACATCCAGTTTGAGTCCAAGGCCTCCGTCCCCGCGGCCCTGAAGCTAGACCGGCAGGAGGTGGAAGGCAGGCCCATGTTCGTGTCCCCGTGTGTCGACAAAAACACCAACCCCGACTTCAAGGTAAATGGTGCAGGTGGTTCAGAGATTGGCCTTGGGTTTGTTTTCCTGAAGTGTATTAGTTAGTGGGAGAGAAAAGGGGTTGCTTAGGCTTGCACTGTTGGTCAGCGGTAATCCCGTATGCCGtcgttatttattttgtttattgcaGACTGTGTTGCTATGTTAAAATTGGGTACCGGAAAAAAGTTGTTTTGATATTGTATTCATAGTAGAATTGCTCTTTCTCCATCAATACTCAGCCCTAGTGAgccatttgtatttgttttgatGTCTCCCCCATCAGGTGTTCAAGTACAACTCGGCCATAGAGAAACACAAGGTGTTCATCTCGGGGCTGCCCTTCTCCTGCACCAAACcacagctggaggagctgtGTAAAAGCCATGGCACCGTGAAAGATGTGCGCCTGGTCACCTATCGCTCTGGGAAGCCCAAGGTGAGGAAACCCTTGGGTGGACGGCCCAAATGCCTCAACCACGTTTTCTGGTTACATTGTTCCAGTGACATAAACTAGCAATGCCGATAATCGGCTACAACTGGGTGAATACGTGTTGGCGTGAGAAAACGAGTTATGCAGAAATGTTCCTTAACTGTTTGTGGGGATCCGCAGGGCTTGGCGTACGTGGAGTTTGCGGACGAGGCGCAGGCTTCCCATGCGGTGCTGAAGTTGGATGGCACTGTGGTGGATGACAACCAGATCTCGGTCTCAATCAGTAACCCGCCGCGCAAGAACCTGAAAGACCAGGGCGGTTTCGGTGGCTCGATGTCGACCTCCATGCCTCGCCAGGTCTATGGATCGTAAGTCCTGTGGTGCTCTGCTCCCTTAAAGATTTCCAATGTGTTCAGAATTGTGGCTCATCCAAAACGAGTGCCAGTCACGAGACTACAAGATGGTCGTTTCTCTAGATAATTCGGCTCTATTTTTGGCACTATGATTATTAGGCTACCTGTGATGGGCTGCTGGCTCAATTACATCATCAGCTGCTACTGGCTGGATAGacaatgcagtgtgtgtgcttatTCTCCTAGTACCCCCGATTGTCAGATATGAAACCAATTGGCAAATCGACTCCGGGAAGAAATTGAACTGGCTCTCTTAAGATCGTCATAGATACTACCTGACCTAAAAACGGCCTTGGAAAAAGCTTGTGGCCATAGCCATGCTTAAACAAGTTATAAACCAATATGATTTATAATTTGTAAAccataaataaattaattgcAATCAGCTGATAAACTTGCATCAGCGACATaagactgtatataataaagCAGTACTATATTAGAGATTAGGTAAGCATGACGGCTCCCCTGAGAGATCAATTGGTCAACCCTGtataatttgtatttgtatttatttaaaggacAGTGCACATTGATTAACATTTCTGTAAATGCGCCAGTGTTAGCCAGCAGGCTAATTTTCAACAGTAATCATGTGAGATCTGCAGAGCAGTAGAACTGAAGACAAACCTCTctattcttctgtgtgtgtgtaggagagggagaggacgtaCCCAGGTGTCGCTGCTGCCGCGCTCCCTCCAGCGACCCAGCGGGGCTGTGGCCAAAGCGGAGAACGGGACCGCTCTGACAGACCAGGACCAAGAGTTCAAGAAACCGGCAAAGCCTTTGTCCAACTCTGACTTtgctaaaatgctttttaaaaagtGAAATTCCTAAACCCACTCTGTATGGGAAGCCATCTTGTGTCTTGATAGTGATGGCAATTGGTTTTTTCTCTctcaattatgtttttttttaggttGCTGTGAAAATGTCTTGACTAACATAGTCATTGGTCTATCTTGGAACTTCTCTAGTGAAATGTGGATTTACTATTCACTATTGGATAAGAAATTGTATTTGATGCTTTTTTCCAAAAGGTGGTTTTGCGATACTCttaattcataataatttactgtgtatgtttatatattgtgtgtttttgttgtgctATTGTGGAAGCGGATTTGACAAAACAGAGTATTTTCTTAAATATTCTTGTGAATGTTTCGATTTAAAAGGGTATATGCAAGAGTTTGAATTCAATTTTTATGTATTGTAATAGTTGTGTAAATATGGTGTATGTGCTCATAAATACACTCTAAAAAAAAGTAATCAAAGGAATCACCATTTCCTGTCGGATAAAATACATTGCTTTCTTATGTCCGGGACATGAGTCTAAAACCACAGCTTTTgctacattttgttttgttaagaCTAAGTTGGGTTAGATATATTGTTCCCTTTCTAATACATGCCAACAAAGGGGTTTGGAGACCACGAGTTGTACAGCTGATAGGAAATAAAGAGGTTTCCTAAATCATCTGATCTTCCCTTTCCAATCtaaaagtttaattttcatATCTTGAAacttttatatataaaaaaaatgtgaatCTTGACCTTTGGTTTACTGTATTACTATAATAAACTAGTTCAGGAGGAAAGTTAGTTATCCTCGCTATTGTGGTGTAAAGGTAATGCTAAATCTTTGCTAACTAGCTAACATTTTT comes from the Gadus chalcogrammus isolate NIFS_2021 chromosome 6, NIFS_Gcha_1.0, whole genome shotgun sequence genome and includes:
- the LOC130383741 gene encoding squamous cell carcinoma antigen recognized by T-cells 3-like, with protein sequence MLIWFRAPTLAILPDDKFVTRQTVVSNMAASSNAKGTQLEDMEEDAGIKEEMDSDEEEGMKVESSEDDEDDLSEDDKENEAEIQRLEEQLSINVFDYNCHLDLIKLLRQEGELSRLRRARQKMSELFPLTEEIWLEWLKDEIRLTEEESNREKIYELFEKAVKDYICPDIWLEYAQYSIGGMGSPAGLEKVRSIFERALTAVGLHMTKGSTVWDAYREFENVMLSSVQPPAGSVPTPEEQGKHNTQLERIHTLFRRQLAIPFMDLEATYGEYEEWSDRGVPETLTCQYKKALQQLAKSRPFEETLLVAEPPKIAEYQAYIEYELKEGDPARIQIIFERALAENCLVPDMWAKYNNYLDRQLKIKDLVLPAHERAVRNCPWTMGLWKCYLLALERHGAEHDIVKDVFEKALEAGFIQATDYVEIWQVYLDYLRRRVDFCKESSKELEELRAAFSRALDYLKQDVEERFSESGDPSCTIMQIWAKIEAHHCKNIQKARELWDSIMTKGNAKFANMWLEYYNLERAYGDAHHCRKALHRAVQCSSDYPEHVCEVLLTFERVEGSLEDWDAAVQKTDTRLGRLKEQQAKVAEKEANQAVQKEGKVEQQRKAKADKKSQKKGPPGGKAGGDKRKAAPADHQAWDEDAERAPKRHKGAGDEGAEEDMEMEMGLFGRRTPAARTKGPPGAKKPQQQASTPASASASSTKAKQDEKPELRNDNNSVFISNLAYTLAEPEQKLKALFECCGPVDQVRPVFSKAGVFKGYGYIQFESKASVPAALKLDRQEVEGRPMFVSPCVDKNTNPDFKVFKYNSAIEKHKVFISGLPFSCTKPQLEELCKSHGTVKDVRLVTYRSGKPKGLAYVEFADEAQASHAVLKLDGTVVDDNQISVSISNPPRKNLKDQGGFGGSMSTSMPRQVYGSRGRGRTQVSLLPRSLQRPSGAVAKAENGTALTDQDQEFKKPAKPLSNSDFAKMLFKK